One window of Selenomonas ruminantium subsp. lactilytica TAM6421 genomic DNA carries:
- a CDS encoding phage tail tape measure protein encodes MADNDRTLKYTVELDVDYFKRRLESIRNDTKAFESTFKELNHEVTKFGGKDGFDAATGGANRFAKAVKSVGDEIGKLDLKGKGVDEGFTDLTNNMVSLRKILRELNAEKEHLMRGGIIRFADSKQTKSLDMVLSQIKMVQDEMQRIKSLDLNNILGAKAKAQFDEVTAAIKSQESALKAYDRSMQRHKALAQSTFNKYRSMINSANKTLENYGLEAVENPYAKKGGWVNYAKEVRESNQLREVKENIAKIHEGILAKQRAEIANQKKILEQEQAIAEATEKANRKKINDTVRGNVANNRSVINARNDALAGNYGGSKELRQVWDKVKADAEKWNVAISRGRQLTDEELQAAQRVTREYREQLRVLGGKRALEVAPVNPVIGFSDAKSFNAASTAARDASALGKNLGNQTTEVRSYEQELRRLQSRCESLYATYRKAPTQENLQAFAETRRALQQTEREYDRYQRSIQGASRTQSEFARKAMSHLQWITTGAAIGVAAGVPTLAENEMTNIDYRMAAIRQVIPSIEANPNMKASDAVGFAEETEKMNKAMTDFISIAGKYGQSTDEVLEAARSIGRMYGQGENGVVNTKLFTDQAAKMAVADAFSMEEATKGLEAAMSQWNLQTENTNDLLTRSSEIIDIWTRAAHSGAASGQDISQAIQVAGASAAQAGVSFSFFTSLVETGVRTTARSGNEIGQALKSLFVTMGSGKADKALKLWGIKTRELGTDGVEHVRSLEKQILDVSLAVSSTSKDTTKFLSTLAGGKYQYSKIAAILKNYKEILRMQGVLNDGQTKGFADAQVAVQMDTIKRKFEQAKAEAVNFVATLGQQGGFDSLKWLATQIRDITTGLRKMTEEAGKGQTNVLVLAKYLGYVVAGLGAIKVASAALGKIVSAQEAARTTWGMSEDYRKGDRAEGFFGNMYADSKEEGRAKGAERAAALGTGRSTMGSGADIEERNEHTQKIREETIALQQNSAAQRTNGAAEASNTAQTGANTASKATNTASETANAASTGASTAAKHAESAATTANTAATAANTASKAANASAATGEAVAETAGTAAVGRKNIVLRAGALATSAFAAAERVATVTSRTLTTAISALGGPMTIIATIAATMGADLLMTAMAEGEEANAAHDAADAIKEKIDTAEQEYDQAERRETAVLQVAEAYNKVKESLATVSEGSEEYKAKQEQLKDMEETVAEILHTDAGQFLDDNGFKLTAIKDYMGTEKSKSIQEQKNIANTAQENAKATKAQIESTRHRIEALQEELKQVKRNGEGWNWLARVMNQGKYDAAKATLESAQKMKDAAENYGKLGGIMGWFNDLEVKWNGGTDAVIAKADELIAKAQGDMDKAVEEAGKIGNVGPIEDYLKTEQGNLGSLEEKEQKEENLASEAATRAALIEGREKAEENHQNSLPDNNKYGNERTPHPRTSHQKPKADEKLTDDLSMAIRAAANSETAKQYGFDEPLLRAIAAHESGGDTTIKQYNGDGSLLEDYMHSGHFGMFQVQQADADRFGTGDISNPLNNAMTAVKLLAEKADYTKTSDGHVDLKAALNAYFGDMSSGYGDKIMALRQAQLNSWSFDNNNFGGYTSFNDQVLAGAKEELGQPYGGGDWRDIGRKVCTTFIQKALVNAGVDQQTVDNLSPVATNWSQAASYAFHPYSEITSGQYTVRPGDIALTNTNGNGGKAGHVIMIGPNGEGYYAAGGNQGVSAYYTTNWQTAFADTGIEGVISVNTLAGKPYTQSIGGRKKAPKSINDFQPDRYQEILYKEQMAYENADTKTWKAKSIDFLNGGKSAEDRVNLAVADMKLNMLKWSQGELENALSSTQANIKAYLDSHKEIGVALAKKGKTWEELVPAERKALAELTNDADGSFKKQVEAEEKIRQKVVKTTKAIEDQRQAWEKAAGFMNQDDMDKYLIDKMDTDYELAHPYGDGNPKGKQDVLEAQRDILRDQLERKKAAALEAKEEGDILREQKLEEYEKASAKLADLRSNGKGATLNDDIAKQEAEVKRLSQEWNSLANVGTQAEQDTRKEVNETTKALQDKEKEINKVELEFNNMILNGMTNMFTNVLAEGKSFKDSFKELWADIGKFALQQLLKIQLRALLVRAGMKFADGGDIPGRATGGTIPGYASGGQTAGAITGAGTGTSDSILAYIGNKDRFVYLSNGEYVMTAEATKRIGKDTLDKMNYGKYADGGAIAPTPYVPHISANVTRKAAVLNRDNPNAKMESLMAQQTDLLRNMGKDGNGGGLVVLNTQASSEQVMKALAENPRALNAILGRNQRMGFR; translated from the coding sequence TTGGCTGATAACGATAGAACATTGAAATATACAGTCGAACTTGACGTTGATTACTTCAAACGGCGCTTAGAGAGCATCCGGAATGACACAAAGGCTTTCGAGAGCACGTTCAAGGAACTCAACCATGAAGTAACCAAGTTCGGGGGCAAAGATGGCTTCGATGCGGCTACTGGTGGAGCAAATAGATTTGCCAAGGCGGTAAAAAGTGTTGGCGATGAAATAGGCAAGCTGGATCTGAAAGGCAAAGGCGTAGATGAAGGTTTCACTGACCTCACGAATAACATGGTTTCACTTCGGAAGATTCTCCGAGAGTTAAATGCAGAAAAAGAGCATCTTATGCGTGGCGGTATCATTCGTTTTGCTGACTCCAAGCAAACCAAGAGCCTGGACATGGTTCTTTCCCAGATTAAGATGGTCCAAGATGAAATGCAGCGTATTAAGAGTCTGGATCTTAATAATATCCTGGGAGCCAAGGCTAAAGCACAGTTTGACGAAGTAACCGCAGCGATTAAATCACAGGAAAGCGCACTGAAAGCCTATGACCGGTCCATGCAGCGTCATAAGGCCCTGGCCCAGAGCACGTTTAACAAATATCGCTCTATGATTAACAGTGCCAATAAGACGCTGGAAAACTATGGCCTGGAAGCCGTGGAAAATCCTTATGCTAAAAAGGGCGGATGGGTAAACTATGCTAAAGAGGTCCGCGAGAGTAACCAGTTGCGCGAGGTCAAGGAGAACATTGCTAAGATTCACGAAGGTATCCTTGCAAAGCAGAGGGCTGAAATTGCGAACCAGAAGAAAATCCTGGAACAAGAGCAAGCCATTGCCGAGGCAACGGAGAAGGCGAACCGCAAGAAAATCAATGATACGGTGCGTGGAAACGTCGCTAATAACCGTAGCGTCATCAATGCGAGAAACGATGCCCTGGCCGGGAACTATGGTGGCAGCAAGGAACTTCGCCAGGTTTGGGACAAGGTAAAAGCCGATGCGGAAAAATGGAATGTTGCGATTTCCCGCGGCAGGCAGCTTACAGACGAAGAATTGCAGGCAGCGCAGCGGGTAACCAGAGAGTACCGGGAACAGTTACGCGTTCTTGGCGGTAAGAGAGCGTTGGAAGTGGCTCCGGTCAATCCGGTGATTGGCTTTAGTGACGCAAAGTCTTTCAATGCAGCATCTACGGCGGCCAGGGACGCTTCGGCCCTTGGCAAGAATCTTGGTAACCAGACCACAGAAGTACGCTCGTATGAGCAGGAACTTCGCCGGTTACAGTCCCGGTGTGAATCTCTGTACGCGACGTATCGCAAAGCTCCTACGCAGGAGAATCTACAGGCTTTCGCAGAAACTCGTCGCGCACTCCAACAGACCGAAAGGGAATACGATAGATATCAGCGGAGCATCCAGGGAGCTTCTCGTACTCAATCTGAATTTGCTCGTAAAGCAATGTCGCATTTACAGTGGATTACCACGGGTGCAGCCATTGGCGTTGCTGCCGGTGTTCCTACGTTGGCGGAAAACGAAATGACCAACATTGATTATCGCATGGCTGCTATCCGGCAGGTTATCCCGTCCATCGAAGCTAATCCGAATATGAAAGCCTCCGATGCCGTAGGTTTTGCCGAAGAAACAGAGAAGATGAACAAGGCTATGACGGATTTCATCAGCATTGCTGGTAAGTATGGTCAGAGCACCGATGAGGTATTAGAGGCTGCTCGTTCCATTGGTCGTATGTATGGACAGGGTGAAAATGGTGTGGTCAATACAAAACTTTTCACGGACCAAGCAGCAAAGATGGCCGTTGCCGATGCGTTCTCCATGGAAGAAGCAACGAAAGGTCTGGAAGCGGCCATGTCACAGTGGAATTTACAGACGGAAAATACCAATGATCTGCTTACCCGTTCTTCGGAAATCATTGATATCTGGACCAGGGCTGCTCATAGCGGCGCTGCGTCCGGCCAGGATATTTCCCAGGCAATCCAGGTCGCTGGTGCGTCGGCAGCCCAGGCTGGCGTGTCCTTCTCCTTCTTTACATCGCTCGTGGAAACCGGTGTTCGTACTACGGCCCGCAGCGGTAATGAGATTGGACAGGCATTAAAGTCCTTGTTTGTAACCATGGGTTCCGGCAAGGCTGATAAGGCGCTGAAACTCTGGGGCATTAAAACGAGAGAATTGGGAACCGATGGCGTAGAGCATGTGCGTTCCCTGGAAAAGCAGATTCTCGATGTATCCTTGGCCGTGAGCAGTACAAGCAAGGATACTACGAAGTTCCTTTCAACTCTCGCTGGGGGCAAGTACCAATACTCGAAAATTGCAGCAATCCTCAAAAACTACAAAGAAATTCTGCGTATGCAGGGTGTTCTTAACGATGGTCAAACCAAAGGGTTTGCTGATGCGCAGGTGGCCGTACAAATGGATACCATCAAGCGTAAATTTGAACAGGCCAAAGCAGAAGCCGTGAATTTCGTGGCTACGCTTGGTCAGCAGGGAGGCTTCGATAGCTTAAAGTGGCTGGCAACGCAGATCCGGGATATAACCACAGGGCTCCGTAAAATGACCGAGGAAGCCGGGAAAGGCCAGACGAATGTCCTTGTATTGGCTAAGTATCTAGGATACGTTGTAGCAGGCTTGGGAGCAATCAAGGTTGCATCCGCAGCATTAGGCAAGATTGTATCCGCGCAGGAAGCCGCAAGAACTACCTGGGGAATGAGTGAGGATTATCGCAAAGGTGACCGGGCAGAAGGTTTCTTCGGTAATATGTACGCTGACTCTAAGGAGGAAGGCCGAGCCAAAGGTGCGGAACGTGCTGCGGCCCTGGGAACCGGCAGGAGCACCATGGGAAGCGGTGCTGACATCGAAGAACGAAATGAACATACGCAGAAAATCCGGGAAGAAACCATAGCGTTGCAGCAAAACAGTGCGGCACAACGGACCAACGGAGCAGCCGAGGCATCTAACACGGCACAGACCGGGGCGAACACGGCTTCCAAGGCTACAAATACGGCTTCGGAAACGGCCAATGCAGCAAGCACTGGTGCGTCAACGGCTGCTAAACATGCAGAGTCCGCAGCTACTACGGCAAATACCGCAGCTACCGCAGCTAATACCGCAAGCAAAGCTGCAAACGCCAGCGCTGCCACCGGGGAGGCCGTTGCAGAAACCGCAGGAACGGCAGCAGTAGGCCGGAAGAACATTGTCCTTCGTGCGGGTGCTTTGGCTACTTCTGCGTTTGCAGCGGCAGAGCGTGTGGCCACGGTTACTTCTCGTACCTTGACCACGGCAATATCGGCCCTTGGTGGTCCTATGACCATCATTGCTACAATCGCTGCTACCATGGGTGCAGACCTCCTTATGACCGCTATGGCAGAAGGCGAGGAAGCCAATGCTGCCCATGATGCTGCCGATGCTATCAAGGAGAAAATCGACACGGCAGAGCAGGAGTATGACCAGGCAGAGCGCCGGGAAACCGCAGTATTGCAGGTGGCCGAAGCGTATAACAAGGTCAAAGAGAGTCTTGCTACGGTCAGCGAAGGCAGCGAGGAATACAAGGCGAAGCAGGAGCAGTTGAAGGACATGGAAGAAACCGTCGCTGAAATCCTACATACTGACGCTGGCCAATTCCTTGATGACAACGGGTTTAAGTTAACGGCCATCAAGGATTACATGGGTACAGAGAAAAGCAAAAGTATCCAGGAGCAAAAAAATATAGCAAACACGGCACAGGAGAACGCTAAGGCTACTAAGGCGCAAATTGAGAGTACGAGGCACAGAATAGAGGCATTACAGGAAGAACTAAAGCAGGTTAAGAGAAACGGCGAAGGTTGGAACTGGTTGGCCCGTGTGATGAACCAGGGCAAATACGATGCTGCAAAGGCTACTTTGGAAAGTGCTCAAAAGATGAAAGACGCAGCAGAGAACTATGGAAAACTAGGCGGAATCATGGGCTGGTTTAATGACTTGGAAGTGAAATGGAATGGCGGTACTGATGCAGTAATTGCAAAAGCCGATGAATTAATAGCCAAAGCTCAAGGGGATATGGATAAGGCCGTGGAAGAAGCCGGGAAGATTGGCAACGTTGGCCCTATAGAAGATTATCTGAAAACTGAACAAGGTAATCTGGGAAGCCTGGAAGAAAAAGAGCAGAAAGAGGAAAATCTTGCTTCCGAAGCCGCTACAAGGGCTGCTCTGATAGAGGGCAGGGAAAAGGCCGAGGAAAATCATCAGAATTCCCTTCCGGATAATAATAAGTATGGCAACGAAAGAACGCCTCACCCGCGTACTAGCCATCAAAAACCGAAGGCTGATGAAAAGCTGACCGATGATCTGTCCATGGCTATCCGGGCCGCAGCAAATTCCGAAACCGCAAAGCAATACGGGTTTGATGAACCTTTGCTTCGTGCCATAGCTGCCCATGAGTCCGGTGGTGATACTACGATTAAGCAGTACAATGGCGATGGAAGCCTACTGGAAGATTATATGCACTCTGGACACTTTGGTATGTTCCAGGTGCAACAGGCCGACGCTGACCGCTTTGGTACAGGAGATATCTCTAATCCGCTTAACAATGCTATGACCGCAGTAAAACTCCTTGCTGAAAAGGCGGACTATACCAAGACCAGCGATGGCCATGTTGACTTAAAGGCTGCTTTAAATGCGTATTTCGGGGACATGAGCTCTGGTTATGGGGACAAGATCATGGCCCTTAGACAAGCACAATTAAATTCCTGGTCTTTCGATAATAATAACTTTGGCGGTTACACCTCTTTCAATGACCAGGTTCTCGCCGGAGCCAAGGAAGAATTAGGTCAGCCCTATGGTGGCGGCGATTGGCGCGATATTGGCAGAAAGGTATGTACAACGTTTATCCAGAAGGCGCTTGTCAATGCCGGGGTAGATCAGCAGACCGTTGATAATCTTTCACCGGTAGCGACGAATTGGAGCCAGGCAGCCAGCTATGCTTTCCATCCTTATTCGGAGATTACCTCCGGTCAGTACACCGTCCGTCCCGGCGATATCGCATTGACGAACACGAATGGCAACGGAGGCAAGGCAGGCCATGTAATCATGATTGGCCCCAACGGTGAAGGTTACTATGCTGCCGGTGGCAACCAAGGCGTATCCGCTTATTATACTACGAACTGGCAAACCGCTTTTGCTGACACTGGTATTGAAGGTGTAATCTCGGTAAATACCTTGGCAGGGAAACCGTATACGCAAAGTATCGGTGGCCGGAAGAAGGCCCCAAAGAGTATCAATGATTTCCAGCCGGATAGATATCAGGAAATTCTTTATAAAGAGCAGATGGCTTATGAGAACGCGGATACAAAAACCTGGAAAGCTAAGTCGATAGATTTTCTTAACGGTGGAAAGTCTGCGGAGGACAGAGTAAACTTAGCGGTGGCCGATATGAAGCTGAATATGTTGAAGTGGTCCCAGGGTGAACTGGAAAATGCCCTTAGTTCTACGCAGGCGAATATCAAGGCGTACTTGGATTCTCATAAGGAAATCGGTGTGGCCCTTGCTAAAAAGGGAAAAACTTGGGAAGAACTTGTCCCGGCAGAGCGTAAAGCATTGGCCGAGCTTACCAATGATGCTGATGGTTCCTTTAAGAAGCAGGTAGAGGCCGAAGAAAAGATCCGGCAGAAGGTGGTAAAAACCACGAAGGCCATTGAGGACCAACGCCAGGCATGGGAAAAGGCTGCGGGCTTTATGAACCAGGATGACATGGATAAGTATCTCATTGATAAAATGGATACTGACTATGAATTGGCCCACCCGTATGGCGATGGAAACCCCAAGGGGAAACAGGATGTCTTGGAAGCCCAGAGGGATATCCTGCGTGACCAGCTAGAACGTAAGAAGGCTGCGGCCCTAGAAGCCAAGGAGGAAGGAGATATTCTTCGTGAGCAAAAGCTAGAGGAATACGAGAAGGCTTCTGCGAAACTTGCTGACCTCCGTAGTAATGGCAAAGGAGCAACGTTAAACGACGATATAGCCAAGCAGGAGGCCGAAGTCAAACGCCTTAGTCAAGAGTGGAATTCCCTGGCTAACGTGGGAACCCAGGCCGAGCAGGATACCCGGAAAGAAGTCAATGAAACCACAAAGGCCCTCCAGGATAAAGAGAAGGAAATAAACAAAGTAGAATTAGAGTTCAATAACATGATTCTCAATGGCATGACCAACATGTTTACCAATGTGTTGGCCGAGGGTAAATCCTTCAAAGATTCCTTCAAGGAACTTTGGGCTGACATTGGTAAATTTGCATTGCAACAACTCTTGAAAATCCAGCTAAGGGCTTTGTTGGTCCGCGCTGGTATGAAGTTCGCTGATGGCGGCGATATCCCAGGAAGGGCCACGGGAGGCACGATTCCTGGCTATGCGTCCGGTGGTCAAACCGCAGGAGCAATCACCGGGGCCGGAACGGGAACCAGTGATAGTATCCTGGCTTACATCGGTAACAAAGATCGATTCGTATATTTGTCCAATGGCGAATATGTGATGACCGCCGAAGCTACTAAGCGCATCGGCAAGGATACACTTGACAAGATGAACTATGGTAAATACGCTGATGGCGGTGCTATTGCCCCCACTCCGTATGTTCCCCATATTTCCGCCAATGTAACGAGGAAAGCGGCGGTCCTTAACCGCGATAATCCCAATGCAAAGATGGAAAGCCTCATGGCGCAGCAAACTGACTTGTTGCGGAACATGGGCAAAGACGGGAACGGTGGTGGCCTGGTGGTGCTCAATACGCAGGCATCTTCGGAGCAGGTGATGAAAGCACTGGCAGAGAATCCACGGGCTCTCAATGCTATTCTGGGAAGGAATCAGCGGATGGGATTCCGGTAA